DNA sequence from the Antedon mediterranea chromosome 7, ecAntMedi1.1, whole genome shotgun sequence genome:
CTTTGAGAATGATCATATTTCTTTAAAACTAAACCACGTGTGTTTTCAACATGTTCCAATATGTTCTTATTGACATTTCGGATATTATTACTATCGTACATTTTTTACGTATTCGCAATAGGCCTAAACGTTCACGAAGCAAATGATGAGTTGAAAAATGTTACAGACATTATACCCAAAGATACCCGGACTACTGGTGGGTATCAGGAATCAAAACCTAGCCGTTCGTCGCACTTGGAATTAACTTCAGGTCTTTTAAAAGATTCCGCGAATATTGGCGGTTTGTTTAGCATTCGTACTTTTCGTGACGGTAAATGTCAGAGAGATATCGATCCTTCTGGATTACAAAAGATGTATGCTATGGTGTATATGATAGAGAAGATTAATGAAGATCCTGATTTTTTATCCAACATTACATTAGGTAAGTCTATTAGTCCATTCTCAAtgcaatatataatatttactttttatatCAATTTCAGAAAAGTATTTTAACACACATAGTGGTCGAGTCTATAGATGCctatcaatagaaactatagttATATACTGGGTTCAAAGAACGTATACTAGGGGGTCGATTTtgatcaatattaattaatacattttacgTCTTCGagaaagaaaaatgttaaaacaatgcCATCATTTCAATatactttaatatttatattatgtttagttttaacgaaaaaagctctgtctacactatattatcaaactttatttgacaacatctgaatgtgatgtgctcatatgcACCGGTGCCatatagacacgatgatgtcatatcactaccatatttaagcatatcactaccatatttggacacatcacactttttttgtccaactagtgtACACAGAACTGACATCAATAAAACGCTGGGGCATACAACAATTTACTCACTCTAAGAAATAGACGGCCTACATCTATAGTCTCTTTGGGTATTGTGTAGTTACAAAGTATACAATTCGGACCATGGTTCATAATCATTCGGAGCTTCAACACAAACAATATACAACCCGTGTTCACATCGAGATTTACGTGTTTAGACTTAACGAGATGTAGGCCTTATGACAGTGAGAAGAATCAGGTGTTTCCTAATACTAATAGGCTTAGAGAGTAGCTCGTTAAAGTGTATGCCGactatacaaatatattttatagaatgTAAATAAAGTCGGATTGATGAATAGAAAATCCAggaaagaaaatattaaataataacgTTGTTTAAAGTAAGTAATTCGCACTCTTTGAACCAATCTGACGCCACCTATTATGACGTCATGGTTTTGACAATTGTTATATTAATGCTTCGTAGTTCTCCAGAGATTATACCTTTCAACTaacttaggcctataataatagatatataCACTTAAATAAAAGGAATGTACGAAGTTGTAAAGGTGCAAAACCCCTTACTCTCAACAATCCTGTATAGTGTATGCATTTTTTTCATACATATCTGTTGTTGTACCAGGACTAAAttgtgtattaaaatatatataatcaaaTTTAGTGCTGATCCCCACTTTACGATAAATCGATAGTATTACAACATTTAACCATCGTTATGTATCCCAAATTTCCGATTTTGAAAATcgtgtttttctttttcatatTAGAAAACATACTAGCACTCGCgtaaatacattataatattgaCCGCTACAAAACGTTTAACAGACAGTGTTTTTGTTTAATGTGCATAACTCTATctgtttgggttttttttaaacaggatTCCATATTCATGATTATTGTGGAGACGTGAACGAAGCCGTGGCGTCATCCATGGACTTTATTATGTCAGCAAAAGATTGTTCGTAAGACACCacgttatttttttttctaattttgacTTTAGATATGCAATGAAAATGTGCATATCCATTTCCCGCCTCTAAAGGTATTTCACTGCCCTTTATAAAAGCATCTTCTAGTCTCTgtagtagtggtatttcactggcggcgtgagcctcccacctattctacacccctcatgtgtCCCCTATAATAGCCTACCCTATGTTTTTGCCGCCCTTTGTGAGAAACCCTTACCGTCCTTCCTCACTATGTCCCTGTCCCTCCATCATCTTGTCACTTCATCTTCTTGCTCTTTTTCTACGCTATGTTGTCCCTTGTATAGAAATTTACGCCAATTGAAATCAGTATGTATTTTTGGTCGGTGTAGGTCACTACTAATGTTCTTTTTCCTTTGCTTATTATTTCTATAGAAATAATGAAAATCTGTCTGATGTTAAGGCCGTTGTTGGCCCTATGCATAGCGATTCAGCACTATCTGTGGCAAGTCTCCTAAGTTTGTTCAAAGTTCCTGAAATAAGCCCATTTGTAACTAGTACAGATCTTAGTGATGAGAGATATAAGTAAGTGTTGACAACGCATTCGTTTTcacaatttcattttattgtcattttatgTAACAGGTCACGAAAAACAaaaagtggagttgtggcttggtggttataataataatctgttcttatatagcgcatagaTGCTTTTAATCAAAGGTTCCTGGGTTCAAATCATGTCAtgtgtcaggattttttctaatagCAATTCAAACTCCACTCCCAAAAGGACTTGTAATAAGgcttatgtagagcatcttgtgtacaTGTTTGTATGTCTTGTGAACGGGATTATCACCTTTAAGAAcaatagtgaatgaattcgcttatgttTATTCTTGGCAATTtgcataaatataaaaaaaactaaaacaaaagaaagaaagaaaaacaaaagctAGGCCACAACTCAATaagtcagtaggcctacagtaattcCTTCATTTTAACTcatttaatttaacaatttacGTAAGTTAATTCCATTAGGCCTAGGTTTTTCTGTTGGGTGGTCCGGTCCGGAACGACTTACAGGAGTAAAAAACTTGAAGGAAAAAATGAACATCATGGGGTACGTTCCCCGGAACTGGGAGGATGGGAGGTATTGTCAGTTCTCTTTTTCTTGTTGTGTGTAATTATGAAAAGTGGCATTCAAATTTCCGCCTGTGGTTTAATAGCCTTTGCTGATCGACAGATTCTCTCTCATTTATCTATAATCAAGAAGTGTTGGCGACAATGCATTAAGATTTTCCGATACAATACTAATGATTTAAAGTGAAATACACTATACCTTGTTTTTACGATTAAATTCCCAGAAAAATAAGTAATTAAATTTGATTTCTCCTTATACGCCTATGTCGCAactatttaattaaataataccaGCTAATGGGCCTACCGCTGATGAGTTTAACTGAAACATATATACATAggtgttttaataaataaatggcaCTAGAAATGGTCACGGATATTTCAAATTCATCAACATTATGATTCGGTCCATTAGGATTTCAATCAAGGGACTGTGTAAATTCCATTACCGAGATTACAAAACCCACACACTATCCGTAGATCAATCTTGCATTCGAAAGGTTGATTTTATCACAATGGTATTGATGCTATGAACTTTAAAACAATTAACTTGCTTTCGAATTATTTCAAGACGTTGGGTGCAGCCTAAAGCAACATTCACACGAAATGGAAGACGGTGCCCTTAAATTCTCTATATGATTTTTCATTACGAAACAAGACACTAGGATGTAACGTAAAcactagtctgggttccagacggagttttgtcttaattttagtaaaaagataaatatttttgcacatatggcgtttcatacgtatactactagTTTGGTTCAgacaaaaatcaacaaaattaacaaaaaagacaatgaatacagacttggggaaaGTCTACGTAAACACGTACGTACACGCAACACTTAATAGTTTCACCAATCACAACATGACAATTCGTATAATCTGTAGCTTCCGTTACGCTAAGATAATTTACGGTACGTCCTACCAAGTCTTATCGTGTAGTTTTACTTTATGCATAGagatataatatctctatgctttaTGGTATTGTACCTTGGACCATGgtataaaatagtatttaatttcGATTTGGCCATATTGGAAGAGATCGCATAACTTACTCGGCAGAGAAGCTGTTTGTGCGACGTTGGTGCAAAAGATCTACTAACAcctaacgcaacgtaagtgagtttaCCAGTCACAAACGATGAATTCGAACTGtgacttgtcattggtcaacacgcttgcgtttacgtcattgcgttgcgtcctataCTAGTAGTGGGCAAACAAGCTTCAACAAAATCAATCGAATGTGCCGTTTTTCTTACAGACTTCCGTGGCTTTAATACTAACAATACTCCGAATCATTAATATGTTACACGGATGTTTATTTTCATAAACATTGTGAACTGTTACCTCAGTGACTCATGCTGTTATGTGTCCTATATATTTTGTAGACATTCTAAGAAAAATCTTGTCCAGCGTCGAGCCCGCATACCAAGCTCCAGATGTACACATGATTTCATGTGCTTTAAATAGCCTACAGAACCATGACATTCACTGCCAGTTACCGACTGTTGTTCCAAAAACACACTACCAGCATTGTTTGCTTGAGAACTGCTcatatcatagagatattatagtatcTCTATGCTCACATGAATAAGGTCTAATTGGAATAAATCATTCGATCGCGTTCGATCATTTAAAGAATATACATGTCATTCTGCAATAGGTAGATCTTAACTGACTATTGACAGTCACCTAAATACGAGTCTACAGCTGTCATTAGGTAGCTCTTAACTGACTATTGACTGTTATCTAGATACGAGTCTACATCTGTCATTAGATAGATCTTAACTGACTATTGACTGTCATCTAGATACGAGACTTCAGTTGCCATTAGGTAGATCTTAACTGACTATTGACAGTTATCTAGATACGATTCTTCAGTTGTCATTGGGTAGATCTTAACTGACTATTGACAGTCATCTGGATACGAGTCTGCAATTGTCATTAGGTAGATCTTAAATGACTATTGAAAGTCATCTAGATACGAGTCTGCAGTAGTCTACCTATTCACAGCTGAAGAATCGAATAGTGTACTACAAAATCAATAACTAGCTAGTAGAGTATATCATTGGTATTTCATCATTAACTTTCAATTTTTTTAGCTACTTTCTTCGAAACGTTCCCAGTGACGATGCCCAGATCATTGCAATGGCTGATATTGTACAGCACTTTGGATGGTCTTCTGTTGCTGTGTTTTCCACAGACGATCTAGGCTACGGAGTCAAAGGCAGTGAACTACTGTCCGTTGAGTTACAAGCCAGAAACATCTGTGTGGCCTATCAAACGCGTTTTAATGCTGCGTACACGGATTTTGATTTCTTAGATATGATAACCAATCTTCGGTAGGTATTTGATTGGattcaataattaatgtaattataatatgcAAAGCATCACAATCGATGTTACATCTGATGTTTTTACAACggcatttgttttaaatatgtttgaatacgtatttattatgtataaatgCATTATTGTTTACTAGGcctgccttctgaacatttttcGTCGGAATGTCATCTTAagtgaaaataataattgacttaacctataatgtttttttaataggtATAAATAACCTAAACTTGTTTGTCTTTTCTTAGAAATATGAGCAATATCAGAGTATTGGTGACAATATCTGACGATAAATCAATACTTAGACTCTTGGACGTATTTAGACTAAACGAGTTGTACGGCTACACGTGGGTAGCTTCCGAAGGATGGGCCTGGTCACCAACCCTAGCTGAAGATAGATATTACAAAGTAGTGCAAGGAATGCTTGGAGTTAGTGTACCATCATTTAATGACCCAAACTTTAAAGAATATCTTAAAAGACTCAAACCTTCATCCAACGATCCATTTCTAACACAGTATTGGGAACAAACGCATAATTGCTCTCTAGAAACGCTTTCTGATGTTTCCATGTGTACTGGAAACGAAAGCTTTTCAGACGACGATCCATTACTGAGCGAGGCATTGGTATCACCTATTATGGACTCCGTAAAGGTTATAGCGTACGGGCTACAAGAGTGCAATTCCAGCGAACCTAAACAATTACTACGATGTTTGAAAAATGTCTCTTTTATTAATGAGAACGATTATAGAATATCCTTTAAACCAAATGGAGATCTAGCTACTGGTGCTCGGTATGATATAATAAATCTTCAACCTTCGAATGGCTTCCAACCGATATTTCCTCCAAAGTTGATAGGTTCTTGGACTGAAAACGGAGGCTTAGAAATCAATAAATCTGCAATATTCTGCACATCACGTGATGGTAACTGTGAACAGAATTGGAAAGACGTGGATATTAATCCGCCGGAATCATTTTGTAGCGCAGACTGTAAATTTGGATCTCGAAAACATATCATTTGGGATAACATGTGTTGTTGGGAATGCATACCTTGTAGTAACACGGAATATACGAATACAACAAACGCGTTAGAGTGCAATAAGTGTAGTTATGATGAGGTTGCCAACTCTTCTAAAAACGGATGCAATAAACTACGGCCTTACTACTTTACtccaaaatataacaatatagcCTTGATAACCTGCATAGTTATAATGATTGGAATTGCCGTaactgttttaatattaattttctttattgtGAAACGTAGATCAACGGTTGTGCATTTATCATGTGGAAAACTATTCAAATTTCCTCTGTTAACAAGTATTATCTGCTGTTTTGCTTTCGTGTCGTTTTTATTGTCACCCGTTTCGTCTTTTAGTTGTCTCCTCAGTGCGACGATACTGTTTCTACCAATTGTTGCATGTGAAGcaattcttttatttatttgttttactcacAAACGTGATTCTAAAAAAGCAAAACGGTATAACACGTggatatttttcattattttgtcATCTTACACCAGTTGTGTAGCAGTCGGGTATATAATCAAAAAACCAGAATTAGCTAAAGATCCTGATTATGTGAAAGATATATTAGTGATTGGATGCGAAATGAATTCTGCGATAAGTTGCTATAGCATGGCAACCGTGTTTGTACTATTGCTGGATGTTGTTGGTATAACCATAGCGTATCGTACCAGAACAACGCAGGGAAATTTCAACGAAGcaaagtttatattttatacatttatagcACATACTATGTTGTGGGTTGCGTTGATTTTGGTGAAGGTTCTTACAAGTGATGATATAAATAGAACGCACCTTACCAGTGCATTTGGAATGATCGGTTCCGCCAGTATTTTTCTAGCCTGTATGTTTTTCCCAAAATTAAATGCGTATAAACGCAAACCAGAAGCAAGAATACTTGTGGGAAATAAAAGAGGTTGGAAATTTCGAAGGAAAACGAAAGAGAATACAAGTGAAAGTTTAATCGAAGTAAGTATTGTATGATGTGACATTTAAAATGTACATCTTGATTGAACTTTTAAATTAGTTTTGATGTTATCAGCATTTTCAGAGTTAATAGCTTTCATAGTCTTATTCAATGTAATGGTTACATTTACTTATAGTAATAAAAATGTCCCCATAGTGCATAGAGTAATTAGGTTCAAATAATTTCTTTGtacttttaatgtttaaattataaatatattttccaaTTGTCTACATTGTATGATTGGTAAACAGAAATATTGT
Encoded proteins:
- the LOC140054083 gene encoding extracellular calcium-sensing receptor-like yields the protein MFLLTFRILLLSYIFYVFAIGLNVHEANDELKNVTDIIPKDTRTTGGYQESKPSRSSHLELTSGLLKDSANIGGLFSIRTFRDGKCQRDIDPSGLQKMYAMVYMIEKINEDPDFLSNITLGFHIHDYCGDVNEAVASSMDFIMSAKDCSNNENLSDVKAVVGPMHSDSALSVASLLSLFKVPEISPFVTSTDLSDERYNYFLRNVPSDDAQIIAMADIVQHFGWSSVAVFSTDDLGYGVKGSELLSVELQARNICVAYQTRFNAAYTDFDFLDMITNLRNMSNIRVLVTISDDKSILRLLDVFRLNELYGYTWVASEGWAWSPTLAEDRYYKVVQGMLGVSVPSFNDPNFKEYLKRLKPSSNDPFLTQYWEQTHNCSLETLSDVSMCTGNESFSDDDPLLSEALVSPIMDSVKVIAYGLQECNSSEPKQLLRCLKNVSFINENDYRISFKPNGDLATGARYDIINLQPSNGFQPIFPPKLIGSWTENGGLEINKSAIFCTSRDGNCEQNWKDVDINPPESFCSADCKFGSRKHIIWDNMCCWECIPCSNTEYTNTTNALECNKCSYDEVANSSKNGCNKLRPYYFTPKYNNIALITCIVIMIGIAVTVLILIFFIVKRRSTVVHLSCGKLFKFPLLTSIICCFAFVSFLLSPVSSFSCLLSATILFLPIVACEAILLFICFTHKRDSKKAKRYNTWIFFIILSSYTSCVAVGYIIKKPELAKDPDYVKDILVIGCEMNSAISCYSMATVFVLLLDVVGITIAYRTRTTQGNFNEAKFIFYTFIAHTMLWVALILVKVLTSDDINRTHLTSAFGMIGSASIFLACMFFPKLNAYKRKPEARILVGNKRGWKFRRKTKENTSESLIEDSSNTKQHLVDNLNKTIEALKNETMQARRVISLCKDHQRDLRQRFSHSESEILNKLYIIRNAKAELFFSSNYMKTTKC